In a genomic window of Maridesulfovibrio ferrireducens:
- a CDS encoding sensor domain-containing diguanylate cyclase — MDTEIDNTHATEPRINTLWLPILIGVLLFSLVLVFWWTLREEDLSNQHNMVMQYTEKLSANIQADIRSRVPALQRIVNRWEFSGGTPEASFINDAGHYINDWPGFQAIGWVDKTLHVKWIVPLAGNEKAVGIDLGFEKNRRTALEQAKNARTPTMSKSLDLVQGGKGFIIYFPIYIKQNFDGFLSVVFRIKPWLNHVFLTDDTPNDLSDFKICVDIDGTTVYSQKGWDMLQATPFDATTSTIVMGHKVTISCRPTQFFFDHHNNLHPAIALLVGSILTILISFIVHLFQKTSSEAWRTYSTQKTLKFEIQNHEKTTRNLQHASARLTLAAKAGKIGIWEWDVTTNTLTWNERMYELYDVPTDINPSYETWSSALHTEDAEEAEAKLKAAVEGKGTFDTEFRIITSDGGIKYIHAAAKAERDAKNNPLRMTGVNWDVTDQKNTEEQIRHMATHDVLTGLPTLKLAKDRVGMAFAIATRKELMTAVMFVDLDGFKNVNDTLGHDAGDMVLKETATRLLSCVRKVDTVARIGGDEFLIVLNELNSKNDMEQIAEKIVKSIAMPFVHEDKQVTVGASVGIAVCSASCAKNDVEKLIKQADEAMYSIKKTGKNGYAFAENDYTDKNF; from the coding sequence ATGGATACAGAAATAGACAATACACACGCCACCGAACCGCGAATCAATACCCTATGGCTGCCCATACTTATCGGCGTACTCCTTTTTTCTCTAGTTCTTGTTTTCTGGTGGACACTCAGAGAGGAAGATTTATCTAATCAGCATAATATGGTTATGCAATATACCGAAAAACTTTCGGCAAATATTCAAGCTGATATTCGTTCCCGAGTTCCTGCTTTGCAACGCATTGTTAATCGATGGGAATTCAGCGGGGGAACACCTGAAGCCAGTTTTATTAATGATGCAGGACATTATATTAACGATTGGCCGGGCTTTCAGGCTATTGGATGGGTCGACAAAACCCTGCATGTAAAATGGATCGTTCCTTTAGCAGGAAACGAGAAGGCTGTGGGCATAGATCTAGGTTTTGAAAAAAATCGGAGAACTGCACTTGAACAAGCTAAAAACGCGAGAACGCCTACAATGTCTAAATCTCTTGATTTAGTACAAGGCGGCAAAGGTTTTATCATCTATTTTCCTATTTATATTAAACAAAATTTCGATGGATTCCTCTCGGTCGTTTTTCGAATCAAACCGTGGTTAAATCACGTTTTCCTAACAGACGATACACCCAATGACCTTAGTGATTTCAAAATATGCGTCGATATAGACGGTACTACTGTTTACAGTCAAAAAGGGTGGGACATGTTGCAGGCTACCCCCTTCGATGCAACCACATCGACCATTGTTATGGGACACAAAGTAACAATCTCATGCCGCCCTACTCAATTTTTCTTTGATCACCACAACAATCTTCACCCAGCAATCGCACTATTGGTTGGCTCTATCTTAACAATTTTAATTTCATTCATTGTTCATCTATTTCAAAAAACATCATCAGAGGCGTGGAGAACTTATTCCACTCAAAAAACACTGAAATTCGAAATTCAAAATCATGAAAAAACAACAAGAAATCTTCAACACGCATCTGCCCGCCTTACTCTGGCTGCAAAAGCCGGAAAGATAGGTATATGGGAATGGGATGTCACAACAAATACGCTAACATGGAATGAGCGAATGTATGAGCTGTATGATGTTCCAACGGACATCAACCCAAGTTATGAAACATGGAGCAGCGCTCTTCACACCGAGGACGCAGAAGAAGCCGAAGCCAAACTTAAGGCTGCCGTCGAAGGAAAGGGTACTTTCGATACCGAGTTCCGAATCATTACTTCCGACGGAGGAATCAAATATATTCATGCCGCCGCAAAGGCTGAGCGCGACGCAAAAAATAATCCCTTACGAATGACCGGGGTAAACTGGGACGTAACTGATCAGAAAAATACTGAAGAACAAATACGCCACATGGCAACACACGATGTTTTGACTGGGTTGCCAACCTTAAAACTAGCCAAAGACCGCGTTGGAATGGCCTTTGCCATAGCGACACGCAAGGAATTGATGACGGCTGTAATGTTCGTGGACCTCGACGGCTTTAAAAATGTCAACGACACACTGGGGCATGATGCGGGTGATATGGTTCTGAAAGAAACAGCGACGAGATTACTTTCCTGCGTACGAAAGGTTGATACAGTAGCTCGAATCGGCGGAGATGAATTTCTGATCGTATTAAATGAGTTGAACTCAAAAAACGACATGGAACAGATTGCTGAAAAAATAGTTAAATCCATTGCAATGCCGTTTGTTCACGAAGACAAACAAGTCACCGTCGGCGCCAGTGTAGGAATCGCAGTATGCTCTGCATCCTGTGCAAAAAATGATGTTGAAAAACTCATCAAACAAGCTGACGAAGCCATGTACTCGATTAAAAAGACCGGGAAAAACGGCTACGCGTTTGCGGAAAATGATTATACGGACAAAAATTTTTAA
- a CDS encoding glycerol-3-phosphate dehydrogenase/oxidase: MKRADFIQQMEDSSKVWDFIIIGGGATGLGAGLDAAARGYSVLLLEQGDFAEATSSRSTKMVHGGVRYLAQGNISLVMGALRERGILRQNAPHMCYNQKFVVPDYKWWGLPYYGIGLKAYDMLAGKYSFGSSRILSPNKVKKEIPGVLSNKLKGGVTYHDGQFDDARLALTIARTMADMGGCPLNYARVTNLVKNSAGYVCGVQAEDKISGKSYELKGKAVINATGIFTDDVMNMDNSHHEKLIAPSQGIHIVIDREFLGGETGIMVPKTDDGRVIFFVPWHGKVVVGTTDTPLSSVCMEPKPLEEEIDFLVEHSARYLCKPPKRSDVLSVFVGIRPLIAASSDGCKTSALSRDHYLTISPNKLLTIAGGKWTTYRHMAEDCIDNAITMGGHSFRPSPTKHLKLHGYTEEFDHNDHMHVYGSEAAEIKGLASEFPELDEPMHENLPYSWLEVVWAARNEWVQTVSDALSRRTRALILNAKAAAEVAPKAAEIIARELGKDEEWIKEQVEEFSVLSKNYIVT; the protein is encoded by the coding sequence ATGAAACGTGCAGATTTTATTCAACAGATGGAAGACAGTTCCAAGGTATGGGATTTCATCATCATCGGGGGCGGGGCAACCGGTCTTGGTGCCGGTCTGGATGCGGCGGCAAGAGGATATTCCGTACTCCTGCTCGAACAAGGTGATTTCGCTGAGGCAACCTCCAGTCGTAGTACTAAAATGGTACACGGCGGAGTGAGATACCTTGCTCAGGGTAATATTTCTCTGGTTATGGGTGCCTTGCGTGAACGTGGCATTCTGCGCCAGAACGCTCCTCACATGTGCTACAATCAGAAATTTGTAGTGCCGGATTATAAGTGGTGGGGCCTTCCTTATTATGGAATCGGCCTGAAAGCCTATGACATGCTTGCCGGAAAATACAGCTTCGGTTCCTCCCGGATTCTTTCTCCAAATAAAGTCAAAAAAGAAATTCCCGGCGTTCTGTCTAATAAGCTCAAGGGCGGCGTGACCTATCACGACGGTCAATTTGATGATGCCCGCCTTGCTCTGACAATCGCGCGGACAATGGCTGATATGGGCGGTTGTCCGTTGAATTATGCCCGCGTCACCAATCTGGTCAAAAATTCTGCCGGATATGTTTGCGGAGTTCAGGCTGAGGATAAAATCAGCGGCAAGTCTTACGAGCTGAAAGGTAAGGCTGTCATAAACGCCACCGGTATTTTCACTGATGATGTCATGAACATGGACAATTCCCATCATGAAAAGCTTATCGCGCCCAGTCAGGGTATTCATATAGTAATAGATCGCGAATTTCTCGGCGGCGAGACCGGAATTATGGTCCCCAAGACTGATGACGGGCGCGTGATTTTCTTTGTGCCATGGCATGGAAAGGTTGTTGTCGGAACAACGGATACGCCTCTTTCTTCTGTATGTATGGAGCCTAAGCCTCTGGAAGAAGAGATCGACTTTTTAGTGGAGCACTCCGCAAGATATCTCTGCAAACCTCCTAAGCGATCGGACGTTCTTAGTGTGTTCGTGGGAATCAGACCTTTGATTGCGGCAAGCAGTGATGGTTGCAAAACTTCGGCACTGTCCCGGGATCATTACCTGACCATATCACCGAATAAGTTACTTACCATCGCAGGTGGTAAGTGGACGACTTATAGACATATGGCGGAAGATTGTATCGACAACGCCATCACAATGGGCGGGCATTCTTTCCGTCCTTCTCCCACTAAACATTTGAAGCTGCATGGTTACACTGAAGAGTTTGACCACAACGACCATATGCACGTTTACGGAAGTGAAGCTGCGGAAATCAAAGGCCTTGCTTCTGAGTTTCCAGAGCTTGACGAACCAATGCATGAAAATCTTCCCTATTCTTGGCTTGAAGTGGTCTGGGCAGCTCGTAATGAATGGGTTCAGACTGTATCTGATGCTCTTTCGCGTAGAACCAGAGCATTGATTCTTAATGCCAAAGCCGCCGCAGAAGTAGCCCCCAAGGCCGCTGAAATCATCGCCAGAGAGCTTGGTAAGGATGAAGAGTGGATTAAAGAGCAGGTCGAAGAGTTCTCAGTTTTATCCAAGAATTATATTGTAACCTAA
- the glpK gene encoding glycerol kinase GlpK, which produces MTKKYVLSIDQGTTSSRAIVFNKKGDVVNVTQKEFTQIFPKSGWVEHDAMEIWSSVQSVVAEALAHPDISGSDIATIGITNQRETTVVWDKTTGKPVYNAIVWQSRQTMDICNELKEKGLDPMFREKTGLLIDAYFSGTKVKWILDNVDGARAKAENGDLLFGTIDTWLLWKLTGGKVHVTDYTNASRTLMYNIHDLKWDEELLKHLTVPASMLPEVRPSSEVYGTTKKEKFQGLEVPISGMAGDQQAALFGQACFSEGMAKNTYGTGCFMLMNTGEKAVPSKNGLLTTIAWGVDGKVEYALEGSIFVAGSAVQWLRDGMRMFREAKDSELYATRVSSSDGVYLVPAFVGLGAPYWDSEVRGAVFGLTRATTKEHFVRATLESLCYQTKDVLSAMEADSGIKLEKLRVDGGAVANDLILQIQADVLGTPVERPMCIETTALGAAYLAGLAVGFWEDKNDIVKNFGVDREFAPKMEAEESGKLYEGWQKAVKATMAFK; this is translated from the coding sequence ATGACTAAAAAGTACGTTCTTTCTATTGATCAGGGGACAACCAGCTCTCGCGCCATTGTTTTTAACAAGAAGGGCGATGTTGTTAACGTAACTCAAAAAGAATTTACCCAGATATTTCCAAAATCCGGTTGGGTTGAACATGATGCAATGGAAATATGGTCCTCTGTACAGTCTGTAGTAGCGGAGGCTTTAGCCCATCCTGACATTTCCGGTTCTGATATCGCGACTATCGGTATAACTAATCAGCGTGAAACCACAGTTGTCTGGGACAAGACAACCGGTAAACCTGTGTATAATGCTATTGTATGGCAGTCTCGTCAGACAATGGATATTTGTAATGAGCTTAAAGAAAAAGGTCTCGACCCTATGTTCAGGGAGAAAACAGGGCTGCTCATTGATGCCTATTTCTCAGGAACTAAAGTTAAATGGATTCTCGACAACGTAGATGGAGCCCGTGCAAAAGCTGAAAATGGTGATTTGCTTTTCGGAACCATCGACACATGGCTTCTCTGGAAACTGACAGGTGGTAAAGTTCACGTAACTGATTACACCAACGCGTCCAGAACTCTCATGTATAATATCCATGATCTCAAGTGGGACGAGGAACTTTTAAAACACCTCACAGTTCCTGCTTCCATGCTGCCGGAAGTAAGACCTTCTTCGGAAGTTTACGGAACGACAAAAAAAGAAAAGTTTCAGGGTTTGGAAGTACCTATCTCCGGCATGGCTGGCGATCAGCAAGCGGCTCTTTTCGGGCAGGCTTGTTTTAGCGAAGGTATGGCGAAAAACACATACGGAACCGGTTGTTTCATGCTCATGAATACCGGAGAAAAAGCTGTTCCTTCCAAAAACGGTCTGCTCACCACAATTGCGTGGGGTGTTGACGGTAAGGTTGAATATGCTCTTGAAGGTTCCATCTTCGTCGCCGGTTCAGCTGTTCAGTGGCTGCGCGACGGTATGCGGATGTTCAGGGAAGCAAAAGACAGTGAGCTTTACGCTACTCGTGTATCTAGTTCTGATGGTGTTTACCTCGTTCCGGCTTTTGTCGGTCTGGGCGCTCCTTACTGGGATTCAGAGGTTCGCGGAGCCGTTTTTGGTTTGACTCGCGCAACCACTAAAGAACATTTTGTCCGCGCAACTCTTGAATCGCTTTGTTATCAGACTAAAGACGTTCTTTCCGCCATGGAAGCTGATTCCGGCATCAAACTTGAAAAGCTTCGCGTTGATGGCGGCGCTGTAGCCAATGACCTCATTCTACAGATTCAGGCCGATGTGCTTGGAACTCCCGTAGAACGTCCTATGTGCATTGAGACTACTGCTCTTGGAGCAGCATATCTTGCCGGTCTGGCTGTTGGATTCTGGGAAGATAAGAATGACATTGTAAAGAACTTCGGTGTTGACCGTGAATTCGCTCCTAAAATGGAAGCAGAAGAGTCCGGCAAGCTTTACGAAGGTTGGCAGAAAGCCGTCAAAGCGACTATGGCCTTTAAATAA
- a CDS encoding EF-hand domain-containing protein, translating into MSISGVGSYMNSSMSPDMMAQMRGTREGGSKEDFVSSVFEKKDSDGNGLLSLEETGMNEDMFTSVDTDGDSNVSEEEVLADMQKRHEEKARMGELSTMMQGGGKDQGGQENLLDSFMDELDLDGDSQISMEESGLTEDLFNVLDSDSDGNISGEELKSAMSPPEGMEAMVSAASGGSGGAESSSSSEDDVEYDEYDLNQDGVVSTEELRQAFKNGDQSLASVFGQNEGQGLGGRGAGGERGGIDAQSSLTRMAMRAYQEQNSETYTGSQGVVI; encoded by the coding sequence ATGAGTATTTCTGGTGTTGGTAGCTATATGAATTCGAGTATGTCGCCCGATATGATGGCCCAGATGCGGGGAACGCGTGAGGGCGGGAGTAAGGAAGATTTTGTAAGCTCGGTATTTGAAAAAAAAGACAGTGACGGAAACGGTTTGCTTAGTCTGGAAGAAACCGGAATGAACGAAGATATGTTTACCTCTGTTGATACAGATGGTGACAGCAATGTTTCAGAAGAAGAAGTTTTAGCTGATATGCAAAAGCGCCATGAAGAAAAGGCGCGGATGGGCGAACTCAGCACGATGATGCAGGGCGGTGGCAAAGATCAGGGCGGGCAGGAAAATTTATTAGATTCGTTTATGGATGAGCTGGATCTTGATGGTGATAGCCAGATAAGCATGGAAGAAAGTGGTTTAACTGAAGATCTGTTCAATGTGCTTGATAGTGATAGCGACGGTAATATTTCCGGTGAAGAACTAAAATCTGCCATGAGTCCTCCTGAGGGAATGGAAGCAATGGTTTCTGCCGCATCTGGAGGCTCAGGAGGTGCTGAAAGCTCCTCTTCAAGTGAGGATGATGTTGAATATGACGAATACGATTTGAATCAAGATGGTGTCGTTTCTACTGAAGAATTGCGACAGGCTTTCAAAAATGGTGATCAGAGTCTTGCAAGTGTTTTTGGTCAAAATGAAGGTCAAGGTTTAGGCGGTCGGGGCGCTGGGGGTGAAAGAGGGGGCATAGATGCACAGTCTTCGCTGACAAGAATGGCAATGCGTGCGTATCAGGAGCAGAATAGCGAAACATACACAGGATCTCAGGGAGTAGTTATTTAG
- a CDS encoding MIP/aquaporin family protein, with product MNFFLSEMIGTMILTLFGCGVVANVLLEKSKGQNGGWIVISMGWGFAVAFAVYVAGKHSGAHINPAVTIGLASIGAFPWANVPVYIAGQMTGGFLGAVLCYFVYQCHWEPTKDPELKLAVFATGPAIPCTIQNFLCEFIGTACLLFLLLGIGANEFSQGLNPLVIGFLIMAIGLSLGGPTGYAINPARDLAPRIAHMLLPIPGKGGSNWGYAWVPIVAPICGGVAGAMLYKTLIG from the coding sequence ATGAATTTCTTTTTAAGTGAGATGATTGGAACCATGATTTTGACTCTTTTCGGGTGCGGGGTTGTTGCTAACGTTCTTTTGGAAAAATCGAAAGGGCAGAACGGCGGCTGGATTGTAATCAGTATGGGGTGGGGATTTGCTGTAGCATTTGCGGTGTATGTTGCGGGGAAACATTCAGGTGCTCACATTAATCCTGCTGTCACAATCGGGTTAGCTTCCATTGGAGCTTTTCCTTGGGCCAATGTTCCGGTTTACATTGCAGGGCAGATGACGGGTGGTTTTCTCGGAGCTGTTTTATGCTACTTTGTTTACCAATGCCACTGGGAGCCTACTAAAGACCCGGAACTTAAATTGGCTGTTTTCGCCACCGGGCCTGCAATCCCATGTACAATTCAAAATTTTCTGTGCGAATTTATAGGCACTGCCTGTCTGCTGTTCCTTCTTTTGGGGATCGGCGCCAATGAATTCAGTCAGGGCCTTAATCCTCTTGTAATCGGTTTCTTAATTATGGCGATCGGTCTTTCTCTGGGTGGACCTACCGGTTATGCTATCAATCCTGCTCGTGACCTTGCTCCTAGAATTGCACACATGTTGCTTCCTATCCCCGGTAAGGGCGGCAGTAACTGGGGTTATGCCTGGGTGCCCATCGTTGCTCCTATTTGTGGCGGCGTTGCCGGTGCCATGCTGTACAAAACTCTTATCGGTTAA
- a CDS encoding chlorhexidine efflux transporter — translation MQDTMRSPFVRAILTLVFEISLVVLMMPVISLLTWKNSDITGAFSLTFYLTAIPINYIYNYVFDLVLLKRGKPLYERSVSLRIFHALLFEAILLPIQIPLAMNMLDLSFGKALTLGLSLAAVVSVYNFLSNKAFDTHL, via the coding sequence ATGCAGGATACAATGCGTTCACCATTCGTTCGGGCCATTCTAACTTTAGTATTCGAGATATCCCTTGTGGTTTTAATGATGCCGGTTATCTCTTTATTAACATGGAAAAATTCAGACATAACCGGAGCGTTCTCGCTAACTTTTTATCTTACGGCCATTCCCATAAATTACATCTATAATTATGTGTTCGATCTAGTGCTCTTGAAAAGAGGAAAACCATTATATGAGCGGAGTGTAAGCCTGCGTATATTCCACGCCCTGCTTTTTGAAGCTATACTGTTGCCCATTCAGATACCATTAGCCATGAACATGCTCGATTTAAGCTTCGGAAAAGCTTTAACATTGGGCCTGTCTTTAGCCGCTGTAGTGTCTGTGTATAACTTTTTATCAAACAAGGCTTTCGACACGCATCTGTAA
- a CDS encoding PAS domain-containing protein — protein sequence MMQNAYFKYIYFLFAFFILLSSAKASFGAYPEQIIHVKDIEIEAIKKKIQLSEAEIAWLNLNLNVIVRVGDWPPFMMAENEVSGIAIDYLAIIAKVHGIKFKYITQKDISWPNTLKAIRERSGVDIIPAIQPTAERRKYMDFSKPYQTLPWVIVTRSDSNFVGGLEDLKTKRISVQERFILQKQIEKKYPGFNLNIVKTSTPTLDSLKEVATGESYATINALPVVVYFIRHYGLSNLKVAAPAKFQDLELAMGIRNDWPELASIISKTIQAMSQKDVGAIQNAWLSVQYEQGFNPNKVIRWTLLGVALFVGIVVLFSTINQTLKRQVKQRTKALEAELEERKRIQQHLKNSEERYDLALRAVSDGLWDWDLKTNNVFFSPRYFEMLGYESNELPQTYETWTKLLHPEDKKRAEKILSVYLKKISENDQNAPFSMEFRMKAKDGEWKWILSRGKVPIRTQNGTPLRLIGTHIDITERKKTEKIMVQTEKMMSVGGLAAGMAHEINNPLAGILGAVQNIQNRIYKDIKKNISTAKECDTDIESIRKYFALRGITPMLENIQTAGFRASTIVQNMLQFSRKSNLNFEIHDLAILLDKTIELAASDYNLKNDYDFKKIEIKREYDSKVPKVCCINNDVQQVFLNILKNGAEAMAEKDYKGASPMFVLRIKNGKEEVIVELEDNGPGMTESTRKRVFDPFYTTKSVGKGTGLGLSVSYFIITEQHNGIMEVESTLGMNTRFTIKLPVEGSHCPRSKT from the coding sequence ATGATGCAAAATGCATATTTCAAATATATTTACTTTTTATTTGCTTTTTTTATTCTATTGAGCTCTGCGAAAGCGTCATTTGGAGCATATCCTGAACAGATTATCCACGTAAAAGATATTGAAATTGAAGCTATCAAAAAGAAAATTCAGCTTTCTGAAGCCGAAATAGCATGGCTTAACCTGAATCTGAATGTAATCGTACGCGTTGGAGATTGGCCCCCATTTATGATGGCTGAAAATGAAGTTTCAGGAATAGCCATAGACTACCTCGCTATTATAGCTAAAGTACACGGTATTAAATTCAAATATATCACTCAAAAAGATATTTCATGGCCCAACACTCTAAAAGCCATTCGGGAACGAAGCGGTGTAGATATTATCCCTGCTATTCAGCCTACAGCTGAACGCAGAAAATATATGGATTTCAGTAAGCCATACCAAACTTTACCTTGGGTCATTGTAACGCGTAGCGATTCAAATTTTGTTGGTGGTTTAGAAGATCTCAAAACAAAAAGGATTTCTGTGCAAGAACGATTCATCTTGCAAAAACAGATCGAAAAAAAATACCCCGGTTTCAATCTCAATATAGTAAAAACCAGTACTCCGACGTTGGACTCTCTTAAAGAGGTGGCTACCGGAGAATCATACGCTACCATCAATGCTCTTCCTGTGGTTGTCTATTTTATCCGGCATTATGGACTTTCAAATCTTAAAGTGGCAGCCCCGGCAAAATTCCAAGATCTTGAGTTGGCTATGGGAATTCGCAATGATTGGCCCGAACTGGCTTCAATCATTTCAAAAACAATTCAAGCCATGTCTCAAAAAGATGTAGGGGCAATACAAAATGCATGGCTCTCAGTCCAATATGAACAAGGTTTCAACCCTAATAAAGTCATACGCTGGACACTTTTAGGTGTGGCGTTGTTTGTTGGTATTGTTGTCTTGTTCTCGACAATTAATCAGACACTTAAAAGACAGGTCAAACAACGCACTAAAGCCCTTGAAGCAGAATTAGAGGAACGAAAACGCATCCAACAGCATCTTAAAAACAGCGAAGAACGGTATGATTTGGCCCTGCGCGCTGTAAGTGATGGACTTTGGGATTGGGATTTAAAAACAAACAATGTTTTTTTTAGCCCTCGATACTTTGAAATGTTGGGTTATGAATCTAATGAGCTACCCCAAACCTATGAAACATGGACCAAGCTTTTACACCCTGAGGATAAAAAGAGAGCTGAAAAAATTTTATCAGTATACTTAAAAAAAATATCTGAAAATGACCAAAATGCTCCTTTTTCGATGGAATTTAGAATGAAGGCGAAAGATGGAGAATGGAAGTGGATTTTATCTCGCGGCAAAGTGCCTATTCGCACACAAAATGGAACTCCCCTAAGATTAATCGGCACACACATTGATATAACCGAACGAAAAAAGACCGAAAAAATAATGGTTCAGACTGAGAAGATGATGTCAGTCGGAGGCCTCGCGGCTGGTATGGCGCATGAAATCAACAACCCTCTTGCAGGAATACTGGGCGCTGTTCAAAATATTCAAAACCGTATTTATAAAGATATTAAAAAAAACATCTCTACGGCAAAAGAATGCGACACTGACATAGAAAGCATTAGAAAATATTTTGCTCTGCGTGGAATTACCCCAATGCTTGAAAACATCCAAACCGCAGGTTTCCGGGCGTCAACAATAGTACAGAATATGCTCCAATTCAGCCGGAAGAGTAACCTTAATTTTGAGATCCATGACTTAGCTATACTTTTAGACAAAACAATAGAATTAGCCGCTAGCGATTATAACTTAAAAAATGATTATGATTTTAAAAAGATTGAAATCAAACGAGAATACGATTCTAAAGTCCCTAAAGTATGTTGCATCAACAATGACGTGCAGCAAGTTTTTTTGAATATCCTTAAAAATGGTGCAGAAGCGATGGCCGAAAAAGACTATAAAGGGGCATCCCCCATGTTCGTGCTCAGAATTAAAAATGGAAAAGAGGAAGTTATCGTTGAACTTGAAGATAACGGACCGGGCATGACAGAAAGCACAAGAAAAAGAGTCTTCGATCCATTTTACACAACAAAATCTGTTGGAAAAGGAACAGGACTGGGGCTGTCAGTTTCATATTTCATTATAACCGAACAACATAATGGAATTATGGAAGTTGAATCAACTCTCGGGATGAACACCCGATTCACCATCAAGTTACCAGTAGAAGGTTCACACTGCCCCCGCAGCAAGACATAA
- a CDS encoding PACE efflux transporter, with protein sequence MRTCKDRLRHTILFEILLILIIGPMLSIILEQPLHTMGALTIILSLIAMVINYIYNLAFDHSLKQLGKSVHKRSKRLRVLHSILFELVLFIFSVPIVMNFMGYTFMEAFILDIGFIIMVPVYAFFFNILYDNAFPIVSIQ encoded by the coding sequence ATGCGGACATGCAAAGACAGACTTCGGCATACAATTTTGTTCGAAATACTGCTCATTTTAATTATCGGACCTATGCTCTCAATTATCTTGGAACAGCCCTTACACACCATGGGTGCTCTTACAATAATACTGAGTCTCATAGCCATGGTTATCAATTATATATACAACTTAGCTTTTGACCATTCACTGAAACAACTTGGAAAATCTGTTCATAAAAGAAGCAAAAGACTCAGAGTACTGCACTCAATCCTTTTCGAGCTTGTCCTGTTTATCTTTTCAGTCCCAATCGTTATGAACTTCATGGGCTATACCTTCATGGAAGCATTCATACTGGATATAGGATTCATCATTATGGTCCCTGTTTACGCATTCTTTTTTAACATATTGTATGACAATGCATTCCCCATTGTTTCCATCCAATAA
- a CDS encoding DeoR/GlpR family DNA-binding transcription regulator, which translates to MPDTLKTKKRKNLKFNLNSLSKRQREILDIVSDQGFAPIESLAQQFEVTPQTIRRDINKLCEHQLLQRFHGGAGRSSSVENVDYSDRRNILYQEKRLIAEMVAKHIPDRASLFINLGTTTEEVAKTLSDHKGLKVITNNLNVALIMSNNDCEVIVAGGMVRQRDKGITGEATVEFIKQFKVDYGIIGVSGIDEDGTLLDYDYHEVRVAREIINNARNIFLVTDHTKFNRNAMVRIADLSEIDAIFTDKKPSMAFQDLMKSKEVALYVTEPGQKNE; encoded by the coding sequence TTGCCTGATACACTTAAAACAAAAAAGCGTAAGAACTTGAAATTTAACTTGAACTCATTATCAAAAAGACAACGTGAAATTTTAGATATTGTCAGTGATCAGGGCTTTGCGCCCATTGAATCACTGGCGCAGCAATTCGAAGTTACACCCCAGACAATCAGGCGCGACATAAATAAACTTTGTGAACACCAGCTTCTACAGCGCTTTCACGGAGGCGCAGGAAGATCATCAAGCGTTGAAAACGTTGACTATAGTGATCGAAGAAATATCCTATATCAGGAAAAAAGACTGATTGCGGAAATGGTTGCCAAACATATTCCAGATCGCGCTTCACTGTTCATAAACCTTGGGACGACTACGGAAGAGGTTGCTAAGACTCTTTCCGATCACAAGGGACTCAAAGTGATCACAAACAATCTCAATGTTGCTTTAATAATGAGCAATAACGACTGTGAAGTCATTGTTGCAGGCGGCATGGTAAGACAGCGTGATAAAGGGATTACAGGGGAAGCGACGGTGGAGTTCATCAAACAGTTTAAGGTGGACTACGGAATCATCGGGGTTTCAGGCATAGACGAAGACGGCACCCTGCTCGACTACGACTATCACGAGGTTCGGGTCGCCCGCGAGATTATCAACAACGCCAGAAATATTTTTCTGGTCACAGACCACACTAAATTCAACCGCAATGCCATGGTCCGCATAGCTGATTTATCCGAAATAGACGCTATATTTACTGATAAAAAACCTTCTATGGCTTTTCAGGATTTAATGAAAAGTAAAGAGGTAGCATTATATGTCACGGAGCCCGGACAAAAAAACGAATAA